The genomic DNA TCGCGCTATTGAAATTGGCGCTGTTAAAATTGAAGAAGGTGTCATTGTTGATCAGTTTCAAGCGCTCATGAACCCTGGCAGACGTGTAGACCCATTTATCGAACGTTATACAGGCATTACCAATACCATGCTCACCAGCGCAGACTCTTGTGCTGACGTCATGGCAGATTTCGCTGAGTTTATCGGTGATAGCAATTTGCTCGCACACAATGCCTCATTTGATAAACGCTTTCTTGATGCGGAGTTTCAGCGAATAAAGCATCAATATCGCGGTGAATTTATCTGCTCGCTTTTAGTATCTCGCCGCATTTTTCAGAACGCACCCAACCATAAACTGGGTACTTTGGTGGGTTACTGTAATATAGAATCAAATGGTGCTTTTCACAGAGCCTTATACGATTCAGAGATGACGGCAAAGCTTTGGCTAGCCATTATTGATATTATATGCCAGCGCTCGAACTTAGAGACCCTACCCTTTAATGCCGCACAAAAACTTTGCAAAACCCCAA from Reinekea marina includes the following:
- a CDS encoding 3'-5' exonuclease, which gives rise to MSRADSLVVLDFETTGLSPDMGDRAIEIGAVKIEEGVIVDQFQALMNPGRRVDPFIERYTGITNTMLTSADSCADVMADFAEFIGDSNLLAHNASFDKRFLDAEFQRIKHQYRGEFICSLLVSRRIFQNAPNHKLGTLVGYCNIESNGAFHRALYDSEMTAKLWLAIIDIICQRSNLETLPFNAAQKLCKTPKKSIDKYLESLKPIVA